A genomic stretch from Penaeus vannamei isolate JL-2024 chromosome 6, ASM4276789v1, whole genome shotgun sequence includes:
- the LOC113824820 gene encoding sodium/mannose cotransporter SLC5A10 has translation MGQDASGPLILWDYLAIVAYFLLNIAVGIYVICRHDRGSVSGYFLAGRFMWWLPVGASLFASNIGSEHFIGLAGSGAAGGIGVGAFNFNSLVMLQLMGWVFLPVFISSGVATVPEYMKKRFGGTRIQMYLAGLSLLLYIFTKISVDLYSGALFINQALQWNIYLSIMALLALTALCTMTGGLAAVIYTDTLQFFIMIGGASIVMVKAFQEVGGYEGLQYRYMQAVPKLVPANTTCGVPRADSFVMLRDPVNSDLPWPAFLFGQTPATIWYWCADQMMIQRALASKSLSHAKGATIFAAYIKILPFFIIILPGMISRALYPDDVACVLPEECMRACGSMTSCTNSAYPRLVVGIMPAGLKGLMMAVMLAALMSDLTSIFNSAATMFTLDIWPRLRPAARTRELLLVGKVFVVVLVAISVAWVPIIEEIQGGQLFLYIQKIGAYLSPPIACVYTLAVLWPRMNEKGAFWALMVGLLVGMVRMVLDFSFRPPPCWEQDTRPAIIKLNFMYFAMILFWITGVTGIVVSLLTKASEDYLLIRTTYTTRFDKAERQDEIKGSTNTMEMEAFQDKDNSETKEDPEATPENQSRGLLSRLKNSCLWVFGLEDNALAKEEPKEGPMISSLAQDPRARIFLNINLVVIVIICVGLFAYFSVNPFPNGFDPKAYTAKPVE, from the exons GTGATTTGCCGCCATGACAGGGGCTCCGTATCCGGCTATTTCTTGGCCGGACGATTCATGTGGTGGCTTCCG GTCGGAGCGTCGTTATTCGCGAGCAACATCGGATCCGAACACTTCATCGGGTTGGCGGGCTCTGGCGCCGCCGGGGGAATTGGAGTCGGTGCCTTCAACTTCAAT TCCCTCGTCATGCTGCAGCTGATGGGTTGGGTCTTCCTGCCCGTCTTCATCTCAAGCGGG GTCGCTACTGTGCCTGAATACATGAAGAAGCGTTTCGGCGGCACAAGAATACAGATGTATCTCGCTGGACTTTCTCTCCTGCTCTACATCTTCACCAAGATCTCA GTCGACTTGTACTCGGGCGCTCTGTTCATCAACCAGGCCCTACAGTGGaacatctatctctccatcatgGCCCTGTTGGCCTTGACGGCGCTGTGTACCATGACAGGCGGGCTGGCGGCCGTCATCTACACAGACACGCTACAGTTCTTCATCATGATCGGCGGCGCTTCTATAGTGATGGTCAAAG CCTTCCAAGAGGTTGGCGGCTATGAAGGGCTGCAGTACAGGTACATGCAGGCTGTACCCAAGCTGGTGCCCGCGAACACGACCTGCGGGGTACCTCGGGCTGACTCCTTTGTCATGCTGCGAGACCCTGTGAACTCTGACCTGCCTTGGCCTGCCTTCCTGTTCGGCCAGACTCCCGCTACTATCTGGTATTGGTGTGCCGATCag ATGATGATCCAACGCGCCCTGGCCTCCAAGTCGCTCTCCCACGCCAAGGGCGCCACCATCTTCGCCGCCTACATCAAGATCCTGccgttcttcatcatcatcctgccGGGCATGATCTCGCGGGCGCTGTACCCCGACGACGTGGCCTGCGTGCTGCCCGAGGAGTGCATGCGCGCCTGCGGCTCCATGACCTCGTGCACCAACTCGGCGTACCCGCGCCTGGTGGTGGGCATCATGCCCGCGGGCCTCAAGGGCCTCATGATGGCGGTCATGCTGGCGGCGCTCATGAGCGACCTGACCTCCATCTTCAACTCTGCGGCGACCATGTTCACGCTGGACATCTGGCCCCGCCTGCGGCCGGCGGCGCGGACGAGGGAGCTGCTGCTGGTCGGGAAGGTGttcgtggtggtgctggtggccATCTCGGTGGCCTGGGTGCCCATCATCGAGGAGATCCAGGGCGGCCAGCTCTTCCTCTATATCCAGAAGATCGGCGCCTACCTGTCTCCGCCCATCGCTTGCGTGTACACACTGGCCGTGCTGTGGCCGCGCATGAACGAGAAGGGCGCCTTCTGGGCCCTCATGGTGGGCCTCCTGGTGGGCATGGTCAGGATGGTGCTGGACTTCTCCTTCCGGCCGCCCCCGTGCTGGGAGCAGGACACGAGGCCCGCCATCATAAAGCTCAACTTCATGTACTTCGCCATGATCCTGTTCTGGATAACGGGAGTCACCGGGATCGTTGTGTCTCTCCTGACGAAGGCGTCGGAGGACTACCTG CTTATCAGAACAACGTATACGACCCGTTTCGACAAGGCAGAACGCCAAGACGAAATAAAAGGCAGCACTAACACCATGGAGATGGAGGCCTTTCAAGACAAAGACAATTCTG AAACCAAGGAAGACCCCGAAGCAACCCCAGAAAACCAGTCCCGAGGTCTGCTTTCGCGACTCAAAAACTCGTGTCTTTGGGTCTTCGGGCTCGAGGACAACGCTTTGGCCAAGGAGGAGCCCAAGGAAGGCCCGATGATTTCCTCCCTGGCGCAGGATCCCCGAGCGAGAATATTCCTCAATATCAACCTCGTCGTCATCGTGATCATATGCGTTGGTCTCTTTGCGTACTTTTCAGTCAATCCTTTCCCGAACGGCTTCGATCCCAAGGCCTACACTGCCAAGCCGGTGGAGTGA